In one Palaemon carinicauda isolate YSFRI2023 chromosome 25, ASM3689809v2, whole genome shotgun sequence genomic region, the following are encoded:
- the LOC137619035 gene encoding MAP7 domain-containing protein 3 → MIHIAACIRLSRCGVNSKPNKVTPKSKIQITPKPKIQITPKSEFQVTPKSKIQVTLKSKIQITLKSKFQVTLKSKIQITPKSKIQVTLKSKIQITPKSKIQITPHSKSKIQVTVTQKSKIQITPKSKIQITPQPKIQITPKSEFQVTPKSKIQVTLKSKIQITLKSKFQVTLKSKIQITPKSKIQVTLKSKIQITPKSKIQITPHSKSKIQVTITPKSKTQITPKSKIQITPKSKIQITPHSKI, encoded by the exons atgATACACATTGCCGCTTGTATTAGACTCTCCAGGTGTGGTGTAAATTCCAAGCCCAATAAG gtcactccaaaatctaaaattcagatcactccaaaacctaaaattcagatcactccaaaatctGAATTTCAG gtcactccaaaatctaaaattcaggtcaCTCTAAAATCTAAAATCCAGATCACTCTAAAATCAAAATTTCAGGTCACTCtaaaatctaaaattcagatcactccaaaatctaaaattcaggtcactctaaaatctaaaattcagatcactccaaaatctaaaattcagatcactccacacTCCAAATCTAAAATTCAGGTCACT GTCACTCaaaaatctaaaattcagatcactccaaaatctaaaattcagatcactccacaacctaaaattcagatcactccaaaatctGAATTTCAG gtcactccaaaatctaaaattcaggtcaCTCTAAAATCTAAAATCCAGATCACTCTAAAATCAAAATTTCAGGTCACTCtaaaatctaaaattcagatcactccaaaatctaaaattcaggtcactctaaaatctaaaattcagatcactccaaaatctaaaattcagatcactccacacTCCAAATCTAAAATTCAGGTCACT atcactccaaaatctaaaactcagatcactccaaaatctaaaattcagatcactccaaaatctaaaattcagatcactccgCACTCCAAAATTTAA